The Deinococcus radiopugnans ATCC 19172 region CCTCTCCCACGCGCAGGGGCTGGCACGGGCGCTGGGGGCAGAACTGACCGTGCTGAGCATTCAGCTCGATCCTGTCCTGGCCGCCTACGGGGAGTATTCCTACGCCCTGCCCACGTCCCTCGAAACCCTCGATGAACTGAAGGCGGGACTGGAAAACGATCTGCGGACGCGGCTGCCTGAAGCCAGAATCCGCGTCGAGCGCGCCGCAGGCCGCCACGTCTCGCGCGCCATTCTGGACGTGGCCCGCGAGGAGGGCGTGCAGATGATCGTGATGACCACCCACGGACGCAGCGGTCTGGGCCGCGCCCTGGTGGGCAGCGTGGCGCAGGCGGTGGCGCAGCACGCCCCCGTGCCGGTGCTGCTGATCAAGGGCGACCAGCAGCCGGTGGCGTGGGGAAGCGCGGCGGCCCAGCAGGTGACCGGAGCGTAAGACGCTCCCGTGCCGCCGCGTGGGGGAAGGGCCATTGGCGAGCGTCCGGCCCTGGCCCTTTGCTTTTGCCCCGTGTCCGGAACCCAGGAGCCGGGAGAAGGTCCGTGGCGAAGGAGGGCAGCCGAACTAAGTACAACGCATTTAAGAAGTAGAATTAGGCATGGCCCGCCCTGCTCGACGTATTGCGATTTCTGGGGAAGAGGACGACCAGCTCCGTGCGCTGGAAACCAGTCCACACACGCACCCGAAGGCC contains the following coding sequences:
- a CDS encoding universal stress protein, yielding MNRILVTTDGSDLGQHALSHAQGLARALGAELTVLSIQLDPVLAAYGEYSYALPTSLETLDELKAGLENDLRTRLPEARIRVERAAGRHVSRAILDVAREEGVQMIVMTTHGRSGLGRALVGSVAQAVAQHAPVPVLLIKGDQQPVAWGSAAAQQVTGA